The sequence TGCCGTATCGGAGAATTGTATTCTGCGGGGCGTCTCCCAGTCCGAGCACGCTGGGACTTGCCGGCGTCCTGCCGATTGGAAATCGGCGATACAGCAGATTGAAAATCTGCGCTACGGTTCTCCGGTCGATCTGTCGTCAATCCCACGGTCTGCACAGTATGCTGCAACGCTGAAAGTCAAAGTGATTCTTGAGCAAGGCGAGGACGGTTATTTTGTCGCGTACTGTCCCGCGCTCAGGGTTTGTGCTGCATTACAGCGGCTGGGATTATGACGAGATTGATCGGCACACTTTGCGAGGATCTCTCCGGGACGCAGACATTGATGAGGAGGGCTTTCTTGAGCAGATCAGGTGATGACTTCGTTCCGTTCGATGGGCCGCGGAGATTCAAGAGTTCTTGTTCCGCTCGCCCCACGGCGACGGGCCGGGCCGGTGCGCTTGATCGTTCGGGGACCGCCTGTGAGTCGCCGAGTCTCGGAAAAAGCAGCAGCAGGTAGCAGCAGGTTCAACGTTCGATGTTCGACATTGAAGGAGCGCCGGGGTTCGCTTCGCGTGAGGATTCACGCGCCGGCCTTAGCCGCCAGATCCCGGCGAGGAAACTCCCGATGATCGAATGAAAGGTCGCGGAGATCGCGCACGGCACCGCCGTCAACGGATCCGCGAAATGTTTCTGAGCGAGCACGACCCCCAGTCCTGAATTCTGCATTCCGACCTCGATGGAAATCGTGCGGCAGACGATGGGATCGTAGCCGAACAGCTTCGCGAAGGCGTAACCCAGCGCGAATCCTCCCGCGTGCAGGAGAAACACCGCCAGCAACAGTTGCCCGCCCGACTGTTTCACCGCGGCCGCGCTCTGGCCCACAATGCTCGCGCAGATCATCACAATCGTCACCACGGAGATCAGCGGCGCGACGGGAAGAATGGCATTCACCACGCGGGGCGCGCCGTGATGCAATCCCAGCCCGATCAGGAGTGGCAGAAGGACGACCTGCACCGTGCTGCGGAAAAGTCCCCACGCATCGACGGGCACATAGGTCCCGGCCA is a genomic window of Verrucomicrobiota bacterium containing:
- a CDS encoding bile acid:sodium symporter family protein yields the protein LFTWFTGQAIVWGLAVIMLGMGITLSVDDFNAVLKMPRAIAVGYIAQYAIMPFLGWAIARVTRLPAPFAVGLILVACCPGGTASNVVTYLAKGHVALSVLMTMCSTLGAILMTPLLTKGLAGTYVPVDAWGLFRSTVQVVLLPLLIGLGLHHGAPRVVNAILPVAPLISVVTIVMICASIVGQSAAAVKQSGGQLLLAVFLLHAGGFALGYAFAKLFGYDPIVCRTISIEVGMQNSGLGVVLAQKHFADPLTAVPCAISATFHSIIGSFLAGIWRLRPARESSREANPGAPSMSNIER